In Pseudomonadales bacterium, a single window of DNA contains:
- the aroC gene encoding chorismate synthase has translation MSGNTIGKLFTVTSFGESHGPALGCIVDGCPPGLEISAADLQRDLDRRKPGTSRFTTQRREADEVKILSGVFEGKTTGTPIGMVIENTDQRSADYSKVMDRFRPGHADYTYTQKYGFRDYRGGGRASARETAMRVAAGAIAKKYLAEKLGVSVRGYLSQLGPITMDKVDWGVVETNPFFCPDADKIPELEKYMDALRREGNSVGAKITVIASGLPPGLGEPVFDRLDADIAHALMSINAVKGVELGAGFKSVAQKGTEHRDEMTPQGFLSNNAGGVLGGISTGQDIVAHIALKPTSSITIPGRTIDLNGNAVEVVTKGRHDPCVGIRGTPIAEAMLAIVLMDHLLRNRGQNSDVTPGAPVIPSSTDQ, from the coding sequence ATGTCCGGTAATACGATAGGTAAATTATTTACAGTAACCAGCTTCGGTGAAAGCCATGGTCCTGCATTAGGGTGCATTGTGGATGGTTGTCCACCTGGATTGGAAATTTCAGCGGCAGATCTACAACGGGATTTGGATCGACGCAAACCAGGTACATCGCGTTTTACGACTCAGCGCAGAGAAGCTGATGAAGTAAAAATTCTATCTGGTGTGTTCGAGGGTAAAACCACAGGAACACCGATAGGGATGGTCATTGAAAATACGGATCAGCGTTCGGCTGATTATTCCAAAGTAATGGATCGTTTTCGCCCTGGTCACGCCGATTACACCTATACACAAAAATATGGGTTTCGGGATTATCGAGGCGGTGGTCGTGCCTCCGCACGAGAAACGGCAATGCGTGTTGCCGCTGGAGCCATTGCGAAAAAATATCTGGCCGAAAAACTAGGCGTTAGCGTGCGTGGTTATCTATCGCAGTTGGGCCCTATCACAATGGATAAGGTGGATTGGGGTGTAGTTGAAACCAATCCTTTTTTCTGCCCGGATGCCGATAAAATTCCTGAGTTAGAAAAATATATGGATGCATTACGCCGTGAAGGTAATTCTGTGGGCGCAAAAATTACGGTCATTGCCAGCGGTTTACCTCCGGGGTTAGGCGAGCCGGTATTTGATCGCCTTGACGCCGATATCGCTCACGCCCTCATGAGCATTAATGCGGTGAAAGGCGTGGAGCTGGGCGCGGGCTTTAAATCGGTAGCGCAGAAGGGCACCGAGCACAGAGATGAAATGACGCCGCAAGGCTTTTTGTCTAATAACGCAGGAGGTGTCTTAGGCGGAATTTCGACAGGTCAGGATATCGTCGCTCACATTGCCCTAAAGCCGACATCCAGCATCACCATCCCAGGTCGCACCATTGACCTCAATGGCAATGCCGTTGAAGTCGTCACAAAAGGACGCCATGATCCTTGTGTCGGCATTCGTGGCACTCCCATTGCTGAAGCAATGCTGGCTATTGTGCTGATGGACCACCTGCTTCGCAATAGAGGGCAAAACAGCGATGTAACGCCAGGCGCACCGGTTATTCCGTCCTCAACCGATCAATAA